TACACTCAACAATTATCCTCTGATCTGAATTCCTGTGATACTTGAAATTCCTGGCCTGAGTGAtatgcaaattcaacaaagcatctCTGAATTGATGCTGATCCCTAAAACACAACTTTAGACATAGTTGTTCATGTGGTTGCTCCATTTTCTCATTGTACCACTTCCTAGCAGGCCTTTTCTTTGCCCtactctttcttttctttggtaggACAAATGATAGTGGCTGAAAACCATCATCCTCACTCTCCCTCAACAACCCCTTctcttcttcatctgatgatggTCTGAAATCAGGCTCAACCTCTGGTAGCTTACTGCAATGTGACCTAGTAGTTGGTCCTCTTCTAACTGGCAGCTTCTGCTTCTTTACAGGTACAACTatatttgcttcttcttcttcttcaaaagtCCTATCTTCCTCTACCTCAAATGGGTCCTCAACTtcagtgtcaccctcataatgtAGAATTGGTTCCTCCTCTGATAGCTCATCATCTGATTCTTCCTCTTCTACTTCTAACTCTCGCTGTCTCTTCCCCTCTTCCACCTCTACATCTTCATCATCACACATATAATTAGGCTCACTTCCAATTTGACCATCATCATCAGAGGCAGAAGCATCACTGTCCTCATATACCTCATATCCTTGAtatccatcttcttcttcttcttccaaaacAGCTTTCAACTTGGCATTTGCATTCTTGCTTTCTTGTGTGCAAACACCAGGAGGATGGGGTGTGCTAGAGCTTCTACATTGACTCTCAAAAACTATTCCGTGCTGATCAACAGCTAAGACAGGAGGCTCACTCAGATCATAAACAACAGGATCTTGGTACACAACAGTGGAAAAATCTGGCCTTTCACATTGCCGCAACTCAAAATCTCTATCAGAGGGTGCACAAGCCCTAACTAGCAAATTAATCTCCAATTTGTCCTGCAGCTTCCTCTTTATCATCTGTAATTCTGCATGACTGTCTACCAAATCCAGCCTTTCCTCTCTTAAAGATGGATTTTCAATGTGAAACAAACAATCATATGCATTAAATCCTTGGGTTTCCATCACTGCAACCAAATTCAGATAAGTAATATCTGAACTACAAAGCTTCATCTCCAATGGTTCTCTTGCATCAAAATGGATCCTTACTTGCCAAATGTCTTCATCCAAACTACAGAACAAATTCATTTTCATGTATTCATTATCATAACTCTAAATTTGGGGAGCAACAGTACACTACACGAAAAAAATTGAATTAACTTTCCTATAAGACAGAACATGAATCAATGTAGCTTCGACCATTTGAGCACAATAGCATATTCAAGGAAAAAGACAAGGACAGAATACTTCAATTAGTCAAACCCCAATCCCAATTTGATACTGTAATTGAACTACTTTCTACACTAGGTTACTAGGTTACTGTAATTGTCCTACAGTGCTCACAGAAGATGAACAAACCCTAATCCGCAATTgtagatgaactaaccctaaaaatcCACAATTGGATAAatcagaggaggagggggagaaggataCGTACAACACGCCGCCGAGTCCATGCGTCAACTCATGGCTGCTGCTAGGGTTCGCCACCCACAGCTGCGCCAACCGCAGCCGCTGCTCCATGGAGAGTAACAgcgactcctcctcgtcgtcgctcgaGTAAGCGGAGCTGGAGTCGTCTTTTTGCGTTTTTTCAACCGCCTCAACAGCCATGCGATTGAACCCAACAAGATGTCTAAAGACGTCAATATTATCAGCAGCAGAAAGTAACCACAGAGCAGTTTTTAGGCAATGTTCTACCCATCAGTGCAAGGTTATGGCTGGCTTTCTATACACTATCCCTTGTTTGTGCATTGAGAGAAATGTTCGTGCAACACAGTAGAGGGTCCGGCCCAGGATCTCGATGCAAAGCATGTGCATTCAGAATTTTTCATCAAAAGAAAAATATACGGTTATTTTTGTCTTGTTTCTACCATTCTCTTCGGTCGACTAGCTTGAGTCCCGCGGGCAGGTCGCCGCAGTGACGCACATGCGGCACGATGAGGCCGGCGTCTTCCCGCCGCTTGCAGTCGTACAGCGGCGGGACGTGGAAGCACGGCTCCATGGACACGTCCCTGCTGCACGGCCACCCCACCGTGCCATTGGCGACATGGTGCAGCACCCAGGGCTTGAGCCCGCCGAGCCCCTGCGCCACGTACCCGAACGTCGACTGCCCGGTGGTCACCAGCATGTTCGCCACGCTCAGCAGGTACACCTCCGCCCAGGCCTTGTGCTCGTGCGACCTCACGTTGTAGCGCTGCGTCTCCTCGTGGCTCGGCtggtccaccaccaccaccttgccgtcCGCCGTCGCGCGCTCCCAGTACATCTCCTTCATCTTGTCGCTGTACCAGCCCTTGAGGGAGGTGACCAGGACGGCCGTCGGTTGTTGGGCACCGGCAGCCGCCggctcgtcgtcgtcctcgtcctcgtccagCACCGCCGGGAGCAGCCTCTCGCTCTGCGTGCACGTCTTGATCTGCTCCAGGATCTCCGGCGACTCCGCCTCCCAGGGGAAGACGCGCACCTGGATGCCCACCACGCGCCGCGCCGACGCGAggtgcgcgcggtagtaccgcgcgatgAGGCCCCACACTGGGTTCGTCGGGTGGAACAGGTAGCGGCCGAGGTGGTGGAACACGGTGTCCGGCTCCGGGAAGAGCATGCCGAGCTCCTCCTGGAACGCCTTCACCAGGAACAGCCCTGGCACGATGTAGCTGTCCGTCCTCATCACCAGCCACTGGATATCCCGGAGAACCCTCTGGTCGTCGTCGCAGAAGAAGAGCTTGTCGTGGTCCGTCTGGTTGTAGTCGAGGTGGATGTACGCGAACGCCGGCAGCTCGGCGGGGGCGGAGCCGTTCGTCTCGCCGGCTCCGAGCACTCCGTCCTCCCGCATTCTCCCAAACCGCTCCGGCGTGTCGAGGTAAAAGCTCTGGTAGTTGAGGAGCGGGAACCCCGGAGGCAGCAGCCACGTCGTGTTTGGGAACGGCTCGCAGAAGAGCTCGTCCATCATGTGGCTGGGGTCGACGAGGAGGACGCGGTCGGTGAGCAGCGCGTAGAAGAACGCCGACGCCGCCGCGAGGATCCGGTTGCCGAGGCCACGGTACGAGATGGAGACCAGGTATCTGCACTCCGGTGACGCGACGCTCTTGCCGGACTTGAGCTGCTCCAGAGCGTTGGTGTAGGCGGCTGTGCCGGGGCCGCACCGTCTTTGCAGAGCTTCGTGGCTTCGCAGTTTGGAGACGAGGTGCTGCGACGGTTGTCTGCCGGCGTTCCGACGGTACACGGCGGATTGGTACCGGCTGTGGCAGGTTTTTTGGTCGAAGCCGTCGGCTAGGAGGCCCCCGAGAAGCCTGTCATTGTGTGCTGTCTTCCGTTGCAGGAACGAGACAACTTCGTCTGGACCTGCAGAGGTGGCAGAATGTATATTATCGTCTCGAGTAACGCTATATGTATAAATGAGTTACAAGGTTTTACAAAAAAGGATAATTTGATTGGTTAATAGGTAAAGGACGCGGTCCATCTTCCTGAAAATCAGAGAGGGGAGGGGATAAGTTTATGATTGGTTACTAGATGAAAAGAGCCCCTGCAATCTTTTGTACGTCTAGCATTTTTGTTATCGTCTTCGTATGGTATTCACAGTCCATCAAACACGCAGGAAAGCGCAGACTTACAAATTTTTTTTTTGTGGGCGTGGCTGAAACATGTGATTCTATACAGCATATTTTTCCCATCAAAGAGATATAGTTGAGATCTATAAACTGCAAAAGGATGTATCTGCATGTTTATTATGTTTCATGAtgaaatacattttgatgtgcgcTATACAGAAAAAAATAGACAAAAACATGTATTTCATCATGAAACATAATAAACATGCAGAACATGATGAAATACAATTTAATGTTCACTACAAAAGTCCATATTATTTTTTGTGTGCAGCCCACATCAAAACATATTTCTCATGATAATCTACAAACATGCAATATGCATTCTTATAAATGCGTGTCTTCTAAAGATTTTCTGAAACTTAATAGGTTGACTTTATAATCCTATAATCCTAAAAGAGTGTTTTTCACTAGTCGTATTTATAAGCATGTCACATCACCATACAATTATGAATGAGATAAGACCCatctcaacatgcaaccatgcatgaaaAAGACACACCACCACATGCAACCTTGCGTGAGAAAATATTTTTCGTTCTATtattctacttatattcaatacgtaaatattttacaactatacaTATAATAAGTCATATGTATTTTAAATTTCAAGTCACGTGTTATTAATCTAAATACTTATATTATATACAATtaaatctcatcaaaatatatTGCAACCGATTCTGCAGCAACCCGCAAGGTATCATCTAGTATTTGAATATTTGAGGCTCCCTGTGAGCTAGGAGCCGAAAAACCGCACTGTTCAGTTGACTGTTAGCGTTAAAGTGGGCTTCTTCTACTAACCCTGCTAATTACAACTAACCTATTACTATATTCATATTTTATAAATTAAATTACACATTGGTCTAAAAAATAAATCGTGCAAAAAATATTTGTCCTGAAGTTGCTGAAAGCTCGAAAAACTTTTGGCAACTTTATTTGTCCTGAATGAACTCCTGATTACTAAACAACTTCCCCGAAAGAAAAACTTGCAAATTCTCCTAACCAATTAAGCTGCAGCTCGCCTGGGTTACTACTAGTAGCATCTATACGACGCAGTACTGGACAGGAGCTAGTTTGGTATTAGTTTTACCTCTGGCTCTGCCGGGCA
The sequence above is drawn from the Triticum aestivum cultivar Chinese Spring chromosome 7A, IWGSC CS RefSeq v2.1, whole genome shotgun sequence genome and encodes:
- the LOC123153162 gene encoding galactoside 2-alpha-L-fucosyltransferase-like encodes the protein MAAMAAANPNFVARQRAIYDAAHAQAAARQEAAAPEVHCGRSRRRTMPADALPTNHQAALCDDEAPMPPFPSWTSHPPATDRSQTPPRMMAPARGKEERAVMKTRPAAEGGKRWCPGIDTKLVAFLLTVPSLIVFLGGRNGEQPVVEIEAAMPGRARDEVVSFLQRKTAHNDRLLGGLLADGFDQKTCHSRYQSAVYRRNAGRQPSQHLVSKLRSHEALQRRCGPGTAAYTNALEQLKSGKSVASPECRYLVSISYRGLGNRILAAASAFFYALLTDRVLLVDPSHMMDELFCEPFPNTTWLLPPGFPLLNYQSFYLDTPERFGRMREDGVLGAGETNGSAPAELPAFAYIHLDYNQTDHDKLFFCDDDQRVLRDIQWLVMRTDSYIVPGLFLVKAFQEELGMLFPEPDTVFHHLGRYLFHPTNPVWGLIARYYRAHLASARRVVGIQVRVFPWEAESPEILEQIKTCTQSERLLPAVLDEDEDDDEPAAAGAQQPTAVLVTSLKGWYSDKMKEMYWERATADGKVVVVDQPSHEETQRYNVRSHEHKAWAEVYLLSVANMLVTTGQSTFGYVAQGLGGLKPWVLHHVANGTVGWPCSRDVSMEPCFHVPPLYDCKRREDAGLIVPHVRHCGDLPAGLKLVDRREW